In Methanooceanicella nereidis, a single window of DNA contains:
- a CDS encoding KH domain-containing protein, protein MLEHIKVPQDRIGVIIGPEGKIKEQIEKKSETTIDVDSESGVVVIESTGDPFKALKASETIKAIARGFSPDKAFKLLENEDLILDMIDISKVSDSPSDITRLKGRIIGRGGKTREIMESMTGAKISVYGKTISIIGDADQITTIRTAMDMLIGGAPHGAVYGYLERRRRELKRTQFDSIT, encoded by the coding sequence ATGTTAGAACATATTAAAGTCCCGCAGGACAGGATCGGAGTAATAATTGGCCCCGAAGGAAAAATAAAGGAGCAAATAGAGAAGAAGAGCGAGACCACTATAGACGTGGACAGCGAAAGCGGGGTCGTGGTCATAGAGTCGACAGGCGACCCGTTTAAGGCATTAAAGGCCAGCGAGACAATAAAAGCAATAGCCAGGGGGTTCAGCCCCGATAAGGCATTCAAGCTGCTCGAAAATGAAGATCTGATACTGGATATGATAGACATATCCAAGGTATCGGATTCTCCGTCGGACATCACCAGGTTAAAAGGCAGAATAATCGGAAGAGGCGGCAAGACCAGGGAAATAATGGAATCGATGACCGGTGCTAAAATATCAGTATACGGAAAAACTATCAGCATCATAGGCGACGCGGATCAGATCACGACCATACGCACAGCTATGGACATGTTGATCGGAGGCGCTCCCCATGGCGCGGTCTACGGATACCTTGAAAGAAGGCGCCGTGAACTGAAGAGAACTCAATTCGATTCAATAACCTGA
- a CDS encoding 50S ribosomal protein L44e — MKMPKKFRTYCPYCKTHREHEVEKVKKGRASTMTRIERQKRRSFGIGNRGKFSKVPGGDKPTKRVNLRYRCLTCKKAHLRPCFKVQKFDLVEE, encoded by the coding sequence ATGAAGATGCCAAAGAAGTTCAGGACATACTGTCCGTACTGCAAGACGCACCGGGAGCATGAGGTGGAGAAGGTAAAGAAAGGAAGAGCCTCCACCATGACCAGGATCGAGAGGCAGAAGAGGAGATCATTCGGCATCGGTAACCGCGGTAAGTTCTCAAAAGTACCCGGTGGAGACAAGCCGACAAAGCGCGTGAACCTACGCTACAGGTGTCTGACCTGCAAGAAGGCTCACCTGAGACCGTGTTTCAAGGTACAGAAGTTTGATCTTGTTGAGGAGTGA
- a CDS encoding NAD-dependent epimerase/dehydratase family protein, with product MKSIVTGGAGFIGSHLVDKLIRRGDDVTVIDNLSGGNIEFIKPHITNGKIRFVQANLLDSQKFQDEFAGAGFVYHLAANPDVKIGASDTRTHLDNNILATYNVLEAMRKNDVRNIAFTSTSTVYGEASIVPTPEHYGPLIPISLYGASKLASEAIICSYSHTFDMNSYIYRFANIIGDRGTHGVIFDFINKLNRDPEKLEILGNGKQSKSYLHISDCVDGMLYAIDNSKEKVNIFNIGSEDKIDVTSIAKIVAAEMGLDKVRFEYTGGDRGWKGDVPFMALSIEKMKSAGWRPTHNSEESVRLTVRSLLKEL from the coding sequence ATGAAATCTATAGTGACCGGTGGAGCCGGTTTCATCGGTAGCCATCTTGTAGACAAACTGATCAGGCGTGGCGACGATGTTACAGTCATCGATAATCTATCAGGAGGCAATATAGAGTTTATAAAGCCTCATATCACTAACGGTAAGATCAGGTTCGTGCAGGCCAACCTGCTGGACAGTCAAAAATTCCAGGATGAGTTTGCAGGTGCCGGTTTCGTATACCACCTGGCGGCAAACCCGGACGTTAAGATAGGGGCGAGCGACACGAGGACACACCTTGATAACAATATTCTCGCCACATATAATGTACTGGAGGCGATGAGAAAGAACGATGTGAGGAACATCGCGTTCACATCGACATCCACGGTATATGGAGAGGCGAGCATCGTGCCGACACCGGAACACTACGGCCCGCTTATCCCCATATCACTATACGGCGCATCAAAGCTTGCCTCCGAGGCGATAATATGCTCATACTCACATACCTTTGATATGAACTCGTATATCTACAGGTTCGCCAATATAATAGGTGACAGAGGTACTCACGGGGTCATATTTGATTTTATCAATAAATTGAACAGGGACCCGGAAAAGCTCGAGATACTTGGAAACGGGAAACAGTCAAAATCATACCTCCATATAAGCGATTGTGTCGATGGCATGCTGTATGCCATAGATAACTCTAAAGAAAAGGTGAACATATTTAACATCGGTTCTGAGGATAAGATCGATGTTACGAGCATAGCAAAGATTGTCGCGGCAGAAATGGGGCTGGACAAAGTAAGGTTTGAATACACCGGCGGAGACCGCGGATGGAAAGGCGATGTGCCGTTCATGGCATTATCTATAGAAAAAATGAAGTCCGCCGGGTGGAGACCAACCCATAACTCAGAAGAGAGCGTAAGGCTCACTGTAAGATCATTACTAAAAGAATTATAA
- a CDS encoding DNA replication complex subunit Gins51: MNLEELARILTVERESDKLQDIEDSFYEECARYIRQLEQDKAEAANYKEASMIDDEIKNARIIIEGVFDRRVSKILEYASISASGTRLSAEGLTSKEKSLYESLVSALERGRSEILIPILELPSRSNPGKNILGGTTTKEKPIEKSLTHDSDLKEEVMMVKVLKDIPRFVGVDGRHYQLSEEDVVVLPKANALVLCNKNVAIPLQNQ; the protein is encoded by the coding sequence ATGAACCTTGAAGAATTAGCTCGAATATTGACAGTGGAGCGGGAAAGCGATAAGCTTCAAGACATAGAGGACTCTTTTTACGAAGAGTGCGCACGCTATATCCGCCAGCTTGAGCAGGACAAGGCGGAAGCGGCAAACTACAAGGAAGCGTCGATGATAGACGACGAGATCAAGAACGCGCGCATCATCATCGAGGGCGTATTCGACCGGCGGGTCAGCAAGATACTGGAGTATGCTTCAATATCCGCTTCCGGGACACGCTTGAGCGCGGAAGGACTGACGTCCAAAGAAAAATCCCTGTACGAATCCCTTGTCTCCGCTCTGGAGAGGGGGAGGAGCGAGATACTTATACCTATCCTGGAGTTGCCCTCCAGGTCGAATCCGGGCAAAAATATATTAGGTGGGACGACCACAAAGGAAAAGCCCATCGAAAAATCTTTAACCCATGATAGTGATTTAAAGGAAGAAGTTATGATGGTTAAAGTGCTCAAAGATATACCCAGGTTCGTGGGTGTCGACGGGCGACATTACCAATTATCCGAGGAAGACGTGGTTGTTCTGCCAAAGGCAAATGCGTTGGTGCTATGTAACAAAAACGTAGCTATACCACTTCAAAACCAGTAA
- the priS gene encoding DNA primase catalytic subunit PriS, with protein MNDQTRVFLKQKFREYYSENPVYPPPELPDREWGFILFDETPGVAMRRHKSFNTVGELSDYLSGMAPRHAYHSTAYYTHPAAPTMVEKKWQGADLIFDLDADHLPGNFNSYSEMLENVKKEIIRLIDEFLIDDMGFREKDMDIVFSGGRGYHVHIRDEKVRSLKSPERREIVDYVLGTGLDPENMFVRSRMTGIWRIRGFDDDKKGSYGWNMRVARYIASKLQEIGKMPEKEARENLRRFGLDKNLKKVLEMARNPESYETILNKGLIELSPGNMENFFKNMLAGTIDDFKVDLAGKTDEPVTADIKRLIRLPGSIHGGSAFRVTPLVRDRLETFNPLNDAIIFSDSPVRVLVTKPQQVEIKDKVYRVSEGVGRLPENVAMFLMCRGCAEYEP; from the coding sequence ATGAATGATCAAACGAGAGTATTCCTGAAACAAAAGTTCAGAGAATATTACTCTGAAAATCCTGTTTATCCGCCGCCGGAATTACCCGACCGTGAATGGGGGTTCATACTATTCGACGAGACCCCCGGCGTCGCGATGCGCAGGCATAAATCATTCAATACCGTAGGGGAGCTTAGCGATTATCTGAGCGGCATGGCGCCAAGGCATGCATACCACTCGACCGCTTATTATACTCATCCTGCCGCGCCCACCATGGTTGAAAAAAAGTGGCAGGGAGCAGACCTCATATTTGATCTTGACGCGGACCATCTTCCCGGTAACTTTAATTCTTATTCTGAAATGCTTGAGAACGTAAAAAAAGAGATAATCCGGCTCATTGACGAATTTCTCATAGATGATATGGGATTCAGGGAAAAGGATATGGATATTGTGTTCTCGGGCGGCAGGGGATACCACGTCCATATCAGGGATGAAAAGGTCAGGTCGCTTAAAAGCCCTGAACGAAGAGAGATCGTCGATTATGTGCTCGGGACCGGCCTCGACCCGGAAAATATGTTCGTCAGGTCCAGGATGACCGGCATATGGCGGATCCGGGGCTTCGATGATGATAAAAAAGGGAGCTATGGATGGAATATGCGGGTGGCCAGGTATATAGCCTCTAAACTTCAGGAGATCGGTAAAATGCCGGAAAAAGAGGCCCGTGAGAATCTCAGAAGGTTCGGGCTTGATAAAAACCTTAAAAAAGTGCTAGAGATGGCGCGCAATCCCGAAAGCTATGAAACTATATTAAATAAAGGGCTGATCGAGCTATCCCCGGGCAACATGGAGAATTTTTTCAAGAACATGCTTGCCGGTACGATAGACGATTTCAAGGTCGATCTCGCCGGCAAGACTGACGAGCCTGTCACGGCCGATATAAAAAGGCTTATTAGGCTTCCCGGCTCTATACATGGCGGCTCAGCGTTCAGGGTGACGCCGCTAGTGCGCGACCGGCTGGAAACCTTTAATCCTCTGAATGACGCTATAATATTTAGTGATTCACCGGTAAGGGTGCTCGTGACGAAGCCGCAGCAGGTAGAGATAAAAGATAAAGTTTACCGTGTCAGCGAAGGCGTGGGGCGCCTTCCGGAGAATGTAGCCATGTTCCTCATGTGCCGCGGGTGTGCCGAATATGAACCTTGA
- a CDS encoding DUF6789 family protein: MSAKEIGDGSIAGIIAGIVMGLFTIILVLIGLASLTAFIDIRTVFGGLLPAVGTAAASLTAMITFLLFTSIIGLILGAVYGAIYENIPTRSSITKGIVFMLVVWAIFGLLLPLVLGAGVGLPAGITASSILSALVAAVIWGAVLGLAFDWVSGKTVAPARVIS, translated from the coding sequence ATGTCAGCAAAAGAAATAGGTGATGGCTCTATTGCCGGTATTATAGCCGGTATAGTGATGGGGTTATTTACTATAATTTTAGTACTTATAGGATTGGCCTCGTTGACCGCGTTCATAGACATCAGGACAGTGTTCGGCGGCCTGCTCCCGGCGGTGGGGACCGCTGCAGCATCATTGACAGCGATGATAACGTTCCTATTGTTCACATCCATTATAGGCCTCATACTCGGAGCCGTATATGGCGCGATATATGAGAACATACCGACACGTAGCTCGATAACAAAAGGCATAGTATTTATGCTGGTGGTATGGGCGATATTCGGGTTATTATTACCTTTGGTACTGGGAGCCGGCGTAGGCCTGCCCGCAGGGATAACCGCATCGAGCATACTATCCGCGCTTGTAGCCGCAGTGATATGGGGCGCAGTGCTCGGCCTGGCATTTGACTGGGTCTCGGGAAAGACTGTAGCGCCGGCAAGAGTGATATCTTAA
- a CDS encoding serine protein kinase RIO, producing MQPSKKEKRIDQRIDDYRTKIKDSNDLKAYGEVFDTATLKSLYKFANKGVITAMGGVVSTGKEGNIFHAIGKDEKELAIKIYRISTTDFQKMEDYLLGDPRFSNIRHSRKDIIFAWTRKEMRNLERAIEAGIRVPVPIETDRNILIMEFIGHDGVAAPRLRDIGLDDPQRIYEIVKGYMKKLYQDAKLVHSDLSEFNILLYDDEPVIIDMGQSVLIDHPMSGDFLDRDIKNIVRYFKKLGVDCSEEELKAEILKKD from the coding sequence ATGCAACCAAGTAAGAAGGAAAAACGTATCGACCAGCGTATCGATGATTACCGGACCAAGATAAAGGACTCTAACGATCTGAAGGCATACGGAGAAGTATTTGACACCGCTACCCTGAAGTCGCTGTATAAGTTCGCGAACAAAGGAGTGATAACGGCGATGGGCGGAGTGGTATCCACAGGTAAGGAAGGCAATATATTCCATGCCATAGGCAAAGATGAAAAGGAACTGGCCATTAAGATCTATCGTATCTCTACCACCGACTTTCAGAAGATGGAAGACTATCTTCTCGGAGACCCGCGCTTTTCAAATATAAGGCATAGCAGGAAAGACATTATTTTTGCCTGGACGAGAAAAGAGATGAGAAACCTGGAAAGGGCGATAGAGGCAGGCATAAGGGTACCGGTACCCATAGAGACCGACAGGAACATACTGATAATGGAATTCATTGGCCATGATGGCGTTGCTGCGCCAAGGCTTCGTGATATCGGCCTGGATGATCCGCAGCGCATATATGAAATTGTGAAAGGCTATATGAAAAAATTATATCAGGACGCAAAGCTTGTACATTCCGACCTGAGCGAATTTAACATATTATTATATGATGATGAGCCGGTAATAATAGATATGGGACAATCCGTATTGATAGACCACCCTATGTCGGGTGATTTTTTAGACAGGGATATAAAAAATATAGTAAGGTACTTTAAAAAACTGGGCGTTGATTGTAGTGAAGAGGAACTAAAGGCGGAAATTTTGAAAAAGGATTGA
- a CDS encoding proteasome assembly chaperone family protein, producing the protein MIETTVVEYKEVSPKDPVMIVGLPGIGLIGKLVVDHLISELKAEKIMEIFSPHLPPQVTVNADGTTKLVSNEIYFLKGNDKTPDLLLLVGDHQSATNEGHYELAGIYLDIAEKFQTKRIYTLGGYGTGKLMDVPHVLYATNNPDIIEEIKSYGPTFTEGELSGGIIGASGLILGLGELRGMEAVCIMGETSGYLVDPKSAQAVLSVLSKALNFEVDTKELEARAQEIEKIITKIKEMEETQLPKEYGAEDKYIG; encoded by the coding sequence ATGATAGAGACGACTGTCGTTGAATACAAGGAAGTATCGCCAAAGGACCCTGTCATGATCGTCGGGCTTCCCGGCATAGGCTTGATAGGTAAGCTCGTGGTCGACCATCTTATAAGCGAGCTCAAAGCCGAAAAGATAATGGAGATATTCTCCCCGCACCTGCCTCCGCAGGTGACGGTGAACGCGGATGGCACGACAAAGCTCGTCAGTAATGAAATATATTTTTTAAAGGGGAACGATAAGACCCCGGACCTGCTTTTACTTGTTGGCGACCACCAAAGCGCCACTAACGAGGGCCATTATGAGCTGGCAGGCATATATCTGGACATCGCAGAAAAGTTCCAGACAAAGCGCATTTATACCCTGGGCGGATATGGCACAGGCAAGCTTATGGACGTGCCGCATGTGCTATATGCGACAAACAACCCCGATATAATCGAAGAGATCAAGTCCTACGGGCCCACTTTTACCGAGGGCGAGCTATCAGGCGGCATCATCGGGGCATCGGGACTGATACTCGGATTGGGCGAGTTACGCGGGATGGAAGCCGTATGTATCATGGGCGAAACTTCCGGCTATCTTGTCGATCCCAAGAGCGCGCAGGCGGTTCTCAGCGTGCTGAGTAAAGCATTGAACTTCGAAGTCGACACTAAGGAACTCGAGGCAAGGGCTCAGGAGATCGAAAAAATTATAACAAAGATAAAAGAGATGGAAGAGACTCAGTTACCCAAGGAATATGGGGCTGAGGACAAATACATTGGTTGA
- the pyk gene encoding pyruvate kinase, translated as MRKTKIVCTIGPACDTQEKLEKLIEAGMNVTRLNMSHADHEYHRKTIKNIRYVSEALDVPVGILMDLQGPKIRIGTLKEKVILKPGEEYVLTARDVPGDSHEVNIPFKELPSSVSKGQTLLIDDGLIELKAENVTGTDIITRVIRGGELKERKGINLPNTSIKAKSITDKDVRDLLFGIDEGVDMLAMSFVRSADDILDLRKIMEDNSADIPIIAKIEKHEGVKNINSIIDVVEGIMVARGDLGIEIPMEEVPLVQKMIISKCNAKGIPVITATQMLDSMIRNPMPTRAEATDVANAVFDGTDALMLSGETAFGEYPLEAVKAMALIAKNTEDSDCYKQAIAAKTPKPSLSITDSVAFATTESARYLKAQAIITATQTGFTARKVSKYRPQLPILAVTTDQKVMRQLTLSWGVFPIKIGEEPDIDRLISDSIENCLKKGYLHTGDLVVITAGILVGIPGSTNIMKIHVVAKELAKGLGIGKNIVKGTVVKAVKTEDFDKIKEGNILVIKEADVDKIEKIRKAGAILTEEQGLTSYSAIIGREVGIPVVVGVKNATSILNDGMKVTVDTIRGIIYEGYIRLPSD; from the coding sequence ATGAGAAAGACAAAGATAGTATGCACGATAGGCCCTGCCTGCGATACGCAGGAAAAGCTCGAGAAACTGATAGAGGCGGGCATGAATGTCACCCGGCTTAACATGTCCCATGCGGACCATGAATATCACCGGAAAACAATTAAGAACATTCGCTATGTGTCAGAAGCCCTCGATGTGCCTGTGGGCATACTGATGGACCTGCAGGGGCCTAAGATAAGGATAGGGACGCTAAAAGAGAAAGTGATACTTAAACCAGGGGAAGAGTATGTGCTGACCGCCCGGGACGTCCCTGGCGACAGCCATGAGGTGAACATACCGTTCAAAGAGCTCCCTTCGTCAGTATCTAAGGGGCAGACACTGCTTATTGATGACGGGCTGATAGAGCTAAAAGCCGAAAACGTGACGGGAACGGATATTATCACGCGTGTGATCAGAGGCGGAGAGCTAAAGGAAAGAAAAGGCATTAATCTGCCCAATACTTCGATAAAGGCGAAATCCATAACGGACAAGGACGTAAGAGACCTTTTATTCGGGATCGACGAGGGCGTCGATATGCTGGCCATGTCGTTCGTGCGAAGCGCGGATGATATTCTGGACCTCCGGAAGATAATGGAAGACAACAGTGCCGACATCCCGATAATCGCAAAAATAGAAAAACACGAGGGCGTAAAGAACATCAACAGTATCATCGACGTCGTAGAGGGGATAATGGTGGCTCGCGGAGATCTAGGGATAGAGATACCTATGGAGGAGGTGCCGCTCGTCCAGAAGATGATCATCTCTAAATGTAACGCAAAGGGCATACCTGTGATCACGGCCACCCAGATGCTCGATTCGATGATAAGGAACCCCATGCCGACGCGGGCCGAAGCGACCGATGTCGCTAATGCCGTGTTCGACGGTACTGACGCTTTAATGCTTAGCGGCGAAACAGCCTTCGGGGAATATCCTTTAGAGGCCGTTAAGGCCATGGCATTGATAGCAAAGAACACTGAAGACTCGGATTGCTATAAGCAGGCCATAGCCGCCAAAACGCCAAAACCATCTTTATCCATAACAGACTCAGTGGCTTTCGCTACCACGGAATCCGCCCGCTACCTTAAGGCACAGGCGATCATAACGGCGACACAGACCGGATTTACTGCAAGGAAGGTATCCAAGTACCGTCCACAGCTTCCGATACTTGCGGTAACTACCGACCAGAAGGTTATGCGCCAGCTAACACTGTCATGGGGAGTATTCCCTATCAAGATCGGTGAAGAGCCCGACATAGATCGCCTGATCAGCGACTCTATTGAAAACTGTCTTAAAAAAGGCTATCTGCATACTGGCGATCTGGTTGTCATCACTGCCGGCATACTGGTCGGTATACCCGGCAGCACAAATATAATGAAGATACATGTGGTCGCTAAAGAGCTGGCTAAAGGATTGGGTATAGGTAAGAATATAGTTAAAGGCACTGTCGTCAAGGCGGTCAAAACTGAAGACTTTGATAAGATAAAAGAAGGGAATATACTTGTCATTAAAGAGGCCGACGTTGATAAGATCGAGAAGATCAGGAAGGCCGGCGCCATACTTACCGAGGAGCAAGGCCTTACTTCCTACAGCGCGATAATCGGAAGGGAGGTCGGAATTCCCGTAGTCGTGGGCGTCAAGAATGCAACGTCAATATTAAATGACGGGATGAAGGTGACCGTTGATACTATCCGCGGTATTA
- a CDS encoding RNA-protein complex protein Nop10, whose amino-acid sequence MKTKMKKCEKCGAYTFKERCKCGGAAINPVPARYSPLDPYGKYRRSILK is encoded by the coding sequence ATGAAGACCAAGATGAAAAAATGCGAGAAATGCGGGGCCTATACTTTTAAAGAGCGGTGCAAATGCGGAGGCGCGGCCATTAATCCCGTCCCCGCAAGATACTCGCCGCTTGACCCGTATGGTAAATATAGGCGAAGTATCCTTAAGTAA
- a CDS encoding 30S ribosomal protein S27e translates to MEGPKSKFLRVKCNDCENEQIIFGNATSKVDCTVCGRTIAEPKGGKAVIKTQIIEVLE, encoded by the coding sequence ATGGAAGGACCAAAGAGCAAGTTCCTGAGAGTTAAGTGTAATGACTGCGAGAACGAGCAGATCATATTCGGCAACGCGACCTCCAAGGTAGACTGCACGGTATGCGGCAGGACTATCGCCGAGCCGAAGGGCGGCAAAGCCGTCATTAAGACCCAGATAATCGAAGTTCTGGAGTAA
- a CDS encoding translation initiation factor IF-2 subunit alpha gives MSKGWPNQGELVVCTVTKVVDFGAFVQLDEYENKEGLIHISEVASGWVKYIRDHVREGQKIVCKVLDVNPKRGHIDLSFKDVNEHQRRETIQLWKNDQKASKWLQFAADEVKMSPAELEELNDKLRDEFGNLYAVFEEAVQSGTGELTGMGIPANISEAILKVAKENVKVPSVNISGYIDLICPLPNGVDVLKRALKAAGSIDGGEGVTVDITYVGAPRYRVNVIAPDYKKAENVLRNSAKIAIDYIEKHEGEGEFHRHMEEAKSFS, from the coding sequence ATGAGCAAGGGATGGCCTAATCAAGGTGAATTAGTCGTCTGCACGGTCACTAAGGTGGTCGATTTCGGAGCCTTCGTACAGTTGGATGAATATGAAAACAAGGAAGGCCTTATACACATTTCCGAAGTCGCATCCGGATGGGTTAAGTATATCAGAGACCACGTAAGAGAGGGTCAAAAAATAGTATGCAAAGTGCTTGACGTTAACCCCAAGAGAGGGCACATCGACCTATCCTTTAAAGATGTAAACGAGCATCAGAGAAGAGAGACGATCCAGCTCTGGAAGAATGATCAGAAAGCCTCAAAGTGGCTTCAGTTCGCGGCGGATGAAGTTAAGATGAGCCCGGCCGAGCTTGAAGAGCTTAATGATAAGCTCAGGGACGAGTTCGGGAACCTGTATGCTGTCTTTGAGGAAGCCGTACAGAGCGGGACCGGCGAGCTCACCGGTATGGGCATACCGGCAAATATCTCTGAAGCTATCCTTAAGGTGGCTAAAGAAAACGTTAAAGTGCCGTCTGTTAACATCAGCGGTTACATCGACCTTATATGTCCGCTGCCGAATGGCGTGGACGTCCTCAAGAGAGCCCTAAAGGCTGCGGGCTCTATCGATGGCGGTGAAGGCGTTACGGTCGACATCACATACGTTGGCGCTCCGCGTTACCGTGTCAATGTGATCGCGCCCGACTACAAGAAAGCCGAGAACGTTTTAAGGAACTCGGCCAAGATTGCTATCGACTACATTGAGAAGCATGAAGGCGAAGGCGAATTCCACAGGCATATGGAAGAGGCCAAGTCATTCTCGTGA